A section of the Sander vitreus isolate 19-12246 chromosome 19, sanVit1, whole genome shotgun sequence genome encodes:
- the msantd1 gene encoding myb/SANT-like DNA-binding domain-containing protein 1, with product MATEDGFSYLMAGHSEKHRRAPNWTDGEMKALLYVWEEHHNELKMSKRNAKVYEKMSQRFFQLTGEQRFKEEIKMKITNMSFQYRRLKTVAGESGETPDWPYYKAIEKILSKPLENGRVTSLEFQASVAGPSTSSQSTDNLVPQSEEGMLGFLPEYTGSSDEMEIKQELDSLSSDSEHTLGSSSHPTSARKRHANKHLSMKRKKLRVMQAMFQQQKRSSRAIEETCREVRRVMHQQNLLQVQCLQLQERMMNLLEKMIQPPSAMSASWSQSGVKDPVKP from the exons ATGGCAACAGAGGATGGTTTCAGCTACCTCATGGCAGGTCACAGTGAGAAACACAGGCGGGCCCCGAACTGGACCGACGGTGAaatgaaagccctcctgtacgTGTGGGAGGAACACCACAACGAACTGAAGATGAGCAAGAGGAATGCCAAGGTTTACGAGAAGATGTCCCAGAGGTTTTTCCAGCTGACTGGAGAGCAGCGTTTCAAAGAGGAGATCAAGATGAAAATCACCAACATGTCATTTCAGTACAG GCGACTGAAAACTGTTGCTGGTGAAAGTGGGGAGACGCCGGACTGGCCGTATTATAAGGCCATTGAGAAGATCCTCTCCAAGCCGCTGGAGAACGGGCGGGTGACCTCTTTGGAGTTCCAGGCCTCTGTTGCAGGtccctccacttcctcccagtCTACAGACAACCTGGTGCCCCAGTCAGAGGAGGGCATGCTGGGATTTCTGCCAGAGTACACAGGCTCCTCAGATGAGATGGAGATAAAACAAGAGCTGGACTCTTTGAGCTCTGACAGTGAGCACACACTGGGCTCCAG CTCTCACCCTACTTCAGCCAGAAAAAGACATGCCAACAAGCACCTGTCCATGAAGAGAAAGAAACTGCGGGTGATGCAGGCCATGTTCCAGCAACAAAAAAGGTCGAGTCGGGCCATAGAGGAGACATGCAGGGAGGTCCGTCGAGTCATGCACCAACAGAACCTCCTCCAGGTCCAGTGTCTGCAGCTGCAGGAACGTATGATGAATCTACTGGAGAAGATGATCCAGCCTCCCTCCGCCATGTCAGCATCATGGAGTCAGAGTGGGGTCAAAGATCCAGTGAAGCCATGA